A single genomic interval of Coccidioides posadasii str. Silveira chromosome 1, complete sequence harbors:
- a CDS encoding uncharacterized protein (EggNog:ENOG410PTS5~COG:S) gives MPPKRNKKGKDKDKGEKVNQGKKISKKQKPQEQEQQQAEEQQQVQPPEQPDHQQDPSEQLQEQQGQDHISDSPAAEIPSDIPPSASSLASPNPDTQVSPAVETLPEPISPTSPVPLQEDSLNPTQDHVEDSGVDQESEKAVAEPTTNPQEESEPVPEQELEKELEKDLGEQIEKELEKHIEIVPEEKTLEELEKELEKEPEKEPEEEPEKEPEKGLEREIEKDPENEPEKEPERDFGHQPEADLAEALEGQLEHDFDKENGKETEDKAQEELEYQPSPKVLSPALCEVPPAPVQKAEPNLVNVSDSLDKSAESVSTPPEIVPKTQRPPSVAEFPAASPILSSARPKTTSSPVYGYSQSRSPAPVHSPHYTYSVPYTHPYAPSPIYANGSLHDLHSSGPMAVSGPPHCSPAPRPSALDGYHSRMASRGSFGRGHPDYPFNLSYHQPKQRPSTPTQQKPVENGNSESLPIEGDTIKLLQRIQNVIPDINRLVTSYRDTQNQLSSHVAQSKQIEEQHERSLMEKEFYIDALQAQIQKTAKENAAESAKLRNRISELRMELGGLQEQHRDVADSLEELKKANDELTLVRSSLEQQIANLQRTMQDEKASHLQELKRREMLKSDALAAQKEELQGHLQEMKKKDDQAAAEKLRAREEELYGERDQLKAEWEQQMAALNKSKDDMAAEYEGKLDTKKTELETKQGELDAKQAELQAKQSELDARQEELNATKSDLEAKQAELVDRQKELEEKQSEVEAKQEEINRLKSELESKIAELEDKRRELEQKQGELESKQTELQAIQDELQEVKAELEEKKSQLESKQADLDKKQEELTAKQAELDDVKEKHAAELAALRAQLEEQTNATKERDEKIEAMTTEHQQKEEQWQKDRGDFEAQLQEKTEELKVALEEKEALAVDGKNREERLQSIVEEMRQTHDNLNKDRERLKKTLHSLGEATDMKIKGDAFFVDCFGELSRLIVDLSKEFFAYIPIEPPADILAKIPSDLPPFLDNTPASRELRSAYVQHVISKTLTYRIFQPFLFTLGRRYDKADTFFQVLSMDIRRKSVRREAFWRQQTLRAAYTASDAKQAINVVAAVIVDEIVDHIRHFTDPKHLDALITSVRKIVKLAAETWRLARVERELIVASMPSADDEQAANDLWEEFIYDQSSAKAKESGGPKVPLLRMLPRIHREPVHEDFLQPEEAEKANPCVYLPGVILYTDSPSVIARREEISRKTADPSAPADGAGETNGAENQTNGEAEAKADA, from the exons ATGCCTCccaaaagaaataaaaaaggaaaggataAGGATAAGGGAGAGAAAGTAAATCAAGGCAAAAAGATCTCGAAGAAACAAAAGCCCCAAGAACAAGAACAACAACAAGCCGAAGAGCAGCAACAAGTGCAACCACCTGAACAGCCCGACCATCAGCAAGATCCATCAGAACAACTACAAGAGCAACAGGGTCAAGATCACATATCTGACTCGCCTGCGGCTGAAATTCCAAGTGACATCCCCCCTTCAGCCTCTTCCCTCGCATCACCGAATCCCGATACTCAAGTCTCTCCTGCAGTAGAGACGTTACCGGAGCCCATTTCTCCTACCTCCCCAGTACCACTACAGGAGGATTCTCTAAATCCAACCCAGGATCACGTCGAAGACTCTGGTGTGGACCAAGAAAGCGAGAAAGCCGTAGCGGAGCCTACGACCAACCCGCAGGAAGAGTCCGAGCCCGTTCCTGAACAGGAACTAGAGAAAGAGCTTGAGAAGGACCTTGGGGAGCAAATTGAGAAGGAACTTGAGAAACACATTGAGATAGTACCTGAGGAAAAGACCTTGGAGGAACTTGAGAAAGAGCTCGAGAAGGAACCAGAAAAGGAACCCGAAGAGGAACCCGAAAAGGAACCCGAGAAGGGGCTCGAGAGAGAGATCGAGAAAGATCCTGAGAACGAACCTGAGAAGGAACCTGAGAGGGATTTTGGCCATCAACCTGAGGCAGACTTAGCCGAAGCACTTGAGGGACAACTTGAACACGACTTTGACAAAGAAAACGGAAAAGAAACCGAGGACAAAGCACAAGAAGAACTGGAGTATCAGCCTTCCCCAAAAGTTCTGAGTCCGGCATTGTGCGAAGTCCCTCCAGCGCCTGTTCAAAAAGCCGAGCCAAATCTTGTCAATGTATCCGATAGCCTTGATAAGTCCGCGGAGTCAGTGTCAACTCCTCCAGAAATAGTCCCCAAAACGCAAAGGCCGCCTTCGGTAGCGGAGTTTCCAGCCGCTTCGCCTATATTGTCTTCAGCGAGACCGAAAACAACTTCTTCACCTGTATACGGGTACTCACAGTCTCGGTCACCCGCACCCGTTCATTCACCGCATTACACCTACAGTGTTCCGTATACTCATCCCTACGCACCATCTCCGATATACGCCAACGGATCTTTGCACGATCTTCATTCCAGCGGACCAATGGCGGTATCCGGTCCACCCCACTGTTCTCCCGCACCGCGCCCGTCCGCGCTGGACGGGTATCATTCCAGAATGGCCAGCCGCGGGTCCTTCGGCCGTGGTCACCCTGATTATCCGTTTAACTTGTCATACCACCAACCAAAACAACGGCCATCTACACCAACACAACAAAAGCCCGTTGAGAACGGCAACTCCGAATCGCTACCCATCGAAGGTGATACCatcaagcttctccaacGGATTCAAAACGTTATTCCCGATATTAACAGGCTTGTAACAAGCTACCGCGATACACAAAATCAACTGTCTTCCCATGTCGCCCAAAGCAAGCAGATCGAGGAGCAACATGAGCGGTCGttgatggaaaaagagtTCTATATTGATGCTCTGCAAGCGCAGATCCAGAAAACAGCGAAGGAAAATGCCGCTGAGTCTGCGAAGTTGAGAAACAGAATTTCTGAGCTCAGAATGGAGCTTGGTGGTCTGCAGGAACAGCACCGTGATGTTGCAGACAGCTTGGAAGAGCTCAAGAAAGCTAACGATGAACTCACTCTAGTCCGATCCAGCCTGGAGCAGCAAATCGCTAATCTCCAACGGACTATGCAAGATGAGAAGGCTAGCCatctacaagaattaaaaCGTCGGGAGATGCTCAAATCAGACGCCCTCGCTGCCCAGAAAGAGGAGCTTCAAGGGCACTTAcaagaaatgaagaagaaagacgACCAAGCCGCAGCCGAAAAGCTACGCGCTCGTGAGGAGGAGTTGTATGGCGAACGAGACCAACTTAAGGCAGAATGGGAGCAGCAAATGGCTGCTCTCAACAAGTCCAAAGATGACATGGCCGCTGAGTATGAAGGCAAGTTGGACACCAAGAAAACCGAGCTGGAAACTAAGCAGGGTGAATTGGACGCGAAGCAAGCCGAACTCCAGGCCAAACAAAGTGAACTGGATGCCCGACAGGAAGAACTTAACGCGACGAAATCCGACCTGGAAGCGAAACAGGCTGAGCTAGTAGACAGGCAGAAAGAACTtgaagagaagcaaagcGAAGTCGAGGCAAAGCAGGAAGAGATCAACCGTTTGAAGTCCGAGCTTGAATCGAAGATTGCCGAATTAGAAGACAAACGTCGCGAACTCGAGCAGAAACAGGGCGAGCTCGAGTCCAAACAGACAGAGCTACAGGCCATTCAGGACGAACTCCAGGAAGTCAAAGCGGAACtcgaagaaaagaaatcgCAGCTGGAATCCAAGCAAGCTGATCTCGacaaaaagcaagaagaactTACTGCGAAGCAGGCGGAGCTCGACGATGTGAAAGAGAAGCATGCTGCTGAGCTTGCGGCGTTGAGGGCGCAATTAGAAGAGCAGACAAATGCGACCAAAGAGCGCGATGAAAAGATCGAAGCTATGACAACCGAACATCAGCAGAAAGAAGAACAATGGCAGAAGGACCGTGGAGACTTTGAAGCGCAGCTTCAAGAGAAAACGGAAGAATTGAAAGTGGCTCTTGAGGAGAAGGAGGCGCTCGCTGTTGACGGAAAGAATAGGGAAGAACGGCTTCAAAGCATCGTAGAAGAGATGCGGCAGACACATGATAATTTGAATAAGGATCGTGAGAGGCTCAAGAAGACACTGCATAGTTTGGGGGAGGCGACAGATATGAAGATTAAGGGTGACGCTTTCTT CGTTGACTGCTTCGGTGAACTGTCTCGCCTCATCGTTGATCTCTCGAAAGAATTTTTCGCATATATCCCCATTGAGCCGCCCGCCGATATTTTGGCGAAAATACCCTCCGACCTTCCCCCCTTCCTGGATAACACCCCGGCGTCACGCGAACTTCGGTCTGCCTACGTCCAACATGTGATCTCCAAAACGTTGACGTATCGAATCTTCCAGCCATTCTTGTTCACCCTCGGCCGCAGATATGATAAAGCGGATACCTTCTTCCAAGTGTTGTCGATGGACATTCGTCGCAAGTCTGTCCGCCGTGAAGCGTTCTGGAGACAGCAGACATTAAGAGCCGCCTACACTGCTTCTGACGCAAAACAAGCAATTAACGTTGTGGCCGCTGTCATCGTCGACGAGATCGTGGACCACATTCGCCACTTTACCGATCCTAAACATCTCGATGCCCTTATCACCAGTGTTCGAAAGATTGTCAAATTGGCCGCAGAGACATGGCGCCTTGCTCGTGTCGAGAGAGAATTGATCGTGGCCTCCATGCCGTCCGCCGACGATGAGCAAGCCGCCAACGACTTGTGGGAAGAATTCATCTACGACCAATCTTCAGCGAAGGCTAAGGAATCCGGTGGACCCAAAGTCCCACTCCTTCGAATGCTTCCCCGCATTCACCGCGAGCCAGTACATGAGGACTTCCTCCAGCCAGAGGAGGCCGAGAAGGCCAATCCATGTGTTTACCTGCCTGGCGTGATTCTCTACACTGACTCCCCGTCCGTCATCGCGAGAAGGGAAGAGATTTCCAGGAAGACCGCAGACCCGTCGGCCCCCGCTGACGGGGCCGGAGAAACGAATGGTGCTGAGAACCAAACCAATGGCGAAGCCGAGGCGAAAGCAGACGCGTGA
- a CDS encoding uncharacterized protein (EggNog:ENOG410PS0D~COG:S~BUSCO:15179at33183) — translation MFLARRSAAPARTLLRRHQPFRSAHGEAHHAEPVNEYFGRGFYLAIASVPVGIAIYKYSTSDSKHTPWITRLIEEYTPNESLWEKRNALHTLAMEKAAADRHLFHSQNPPLTLELRCPEIFNSGSPINMPAGNSSGNLQAVVAHYQQRQRAQEESRVARMENGKVQSMYDDGRYF, via the exons ATGTTCCTCGCCAGGCGATCGGCTGCCCCGGCGCGGACCTTACTTCGACGTCATCAACCGTTCCGCTCTGCCCACGGTGAGGCCCATCATGCCGAACCAGTGAACGAATATTTCGGC CGCGGCTTCTATCTCGCAATTGCATCCGTGCCCGTCGGCATCGCTATCTACAAATATTCCACGTCAGATTCTAAACACACGCCGTGGATCACCCGCCTCATTGAGGAGTATACCCCCAACGAGAGCCTCTGGGAGAAACGAAATGCTCTCCATACGCTGGCCATGGAGAAGGCTGCTGCCGATCGACATCTGTTCCACAGTCAAAACCCTCCGTTGACCCTTGAGCTTCGCTGTCCTGA GATTTTTAACTCCGGCTCGCCAATCAACATGCCCGCCGGAAACTCTTCCGGAAATCTACAAGCGGTCGTTGCGCATTACCAGCAGAGACAAAGGGCCCAGGAGGAGAGTAGGGTAGCCCGGATGGAAAACGGAAAAGTCCAGTCGATGTATGATGATGGCAGATACTTTTGA
- a CDS encoding uncharacterized protein (BUSCO:453909at4751~EggNog:ENOG410PNYI~COG:S~BUSCO:9957at33183): protein MSSAFSFGFSGDDIDESENNVEVKDELQHLGQPSHQASSDAAPVLQEATKIELDDILSSLPSQFSYNTLPISDPTLWSYPIPIPRRDVFDIRAQLMAEADSETNSNETLIAGLEAGDITPAVYEGGFKTWESAIDLARTAAERLGPAFEDEVDDLDLIELGAGTAIPSLLLLRLFLQSSPKTTQQTRKINFILADYNAAVLSLVTLPNILLTWYTCCKNPEAESESELQIDSALLDSFRHDLSARGISLSFISGGWSPRFVDLIAPESNAKSLNNTHQTFILASETIYSPTYLRPFAETLTGLLRRRTRPVPGAAQNKARTRALVAAKKVYFGVGGGVDEFLETLKEIGGEDMHTQEVTMVLDQGVVRVVLEITV, encoded by the exons ATGAGCTCAGCATTCTCATTTGGTTTCAGCGGCGATGATATTGACGAAAGTGAAAATAATGTTGAAGTGAAGGACGAGCTGCAACATCTAGGCCAGCCTAGTCACCAAGCTTCTAGTGACGCAGCACCGGTACTTCAAGAGGCCACGAAGATTGAACTAGATGATATC CTTTCTTCACTGCCTTCTCAGTTCTCTTATAATACTCTCCCAATCTCGGACCCCACTTTATGGTCATATCCCATTCCCATACCACGCCGCGATGTGTTTGACATCCGCGCGCAGCTGATGGCTGAAGCCGACTCGGAAACAAACTCAAATGAGACGTTAATAGCGGGTTTAGAAGCCGGCGATATTACTCCGGCGGTGTATGAAGGCGGATTCAAGACATGGGAGAGTGCGATTGATCTTGCCAGGACTGCAGCCGAGAGGCTTGGTCCCGCTTTTGAAGATGAGGTTGACGATTTGGACCTGATAGAG CTAGGCGCCGGGACTGCAATACCTTCCCTTCTTTTATTACGATTATTCCTGCAAAGCTCGCCCAAGACTACCCAACAGACACGGAAAATCAACTTCATCTTAGCAGACTACAACGCTGCCGTCTTGAGTCTCGTCACTCTTCCTAACATCCTTCTCACCTGGTATACGTGCTGCAAGAATCCCGAAGCGGAGTCAGAGTCTGAACTTCAGATCGATTCCGCCCTCCTTGACTCTTTTCGCCATGACCTCTCAGCCCGCGGAATATCGCTCTCCTTCATTTCAGGAGGCTGGTCACCTCGCTTTGTCGATCTCATAGCCCCCGAATCGAACGCGAAGAGCCTAAATAACACACACCAAACATTTATACTCGCCAGTGAAACGATATATTCTCCCACCTACCTCCGGCCATTCGCAGAGACGCTGACGGGGTTGTTGCGCAGAAGAACCAGACCCGTACCCGGGGCTGCCCAAAACAAAGCGCGGACACGAGCTCTCGTCGCTGCGAAGAAGGTGTACTTCGGAGTTGGAGGAGGTGTGGATGAATTTCTAGAAACGTTGAAAGAAATCGGTGGCGAGGACATGCACACGCAAGAGGTGACCATGGTTCTGGACCAAGGTGTGGTGAGGGTGGTGCTGGAGATCACAGTTtaa
- the CYS3 gene encoding cystathionine gamma-lyase cys3 (EggNog:ENOG410PGYK~COG:E~BUSCO:7059at33183), whose protein sequence is MDGTISPSVLPVRGPAHHEPVETPPRAPSPVHRFGTLAVHAGAPIEPTTGAVIAPISLSTTFAQTGVGRPIGEYEYTRSANPNRDQFEKAVAALEHARYALAFSSGSAATANILQSLASGSHVVSVSDVYGGTHRYFTKVAAAHGVEVTFSPCIETHIETLIRPDETRLIWIETPSNPTLGLVDIRKVATIAHQHGILVVVDNTFLSPYIQNPLDHGADIVMHSVTKYINGHSDVLMGVAAFNSEDLKNRLTFLQNAIGAVPSPFDCWLAHRGLKTLHLRAREATKNATAVAQTLEASPHVISVNYPGLKSHPHHAIALKQHRDGMGGGMLSFRVKGGQEAAERFCQATQIFVLAESLGGVESLVEVPGSMTHAGIPKEQREVAGVYDDLVRISCGVEDSEDLKADVLQALEKAVVAPKLNKLNGVANGRAS, encoded by the exons ATGGACGGTACGATCAGCCCCTCTGTCCTGCCTGTTCGCGGCCCAGCGCACCACGAACCGGTCGAGACCCCTCCACGAGCGCCATCTCCAGTTCATCGTTTCGGCACACTCGCAGTTCATGCCGGTGCCCCCATTGAACCTACAACCGGAGCCGTCATCGCACCA ATATCCCTGTCCACCACTTTCGCCCAGACTGGTGTTGGAAGGCCGATCGGAGAATACGAATACACCAGAAGTGCAAACCCGAACCG TGACCAGTTTGAAAAAGCCGTCGCTGCATTGGAACATGCTCGGTATGCATTAGCGTTCTCCTCCGGATCCGCTGCCACCGCCAACATCCTTCAATCGCTTGCCTCTGGATCACACGTTGTTTCAGTGTCCGATGTCTACGGTGGTACCCATCGCTATTTTACCAAGGTTGCCGCAGCACATGGAGTTGAGGTCACATTTTCTCCCTGCATTGAGACTCATATCGAGACCCTGATCCGACCTGATGAGACCCGGTTAATTTGGATCGAGACCCCTTCCAATCCAACGCTGGGTTTGGTGGACATCCGCAAGGTCGCAACCATTGCTCACCAGCATGGAATCCTGGTTGTCGTAGACAACACCTTCTTGAGCCCGTATATTCAGAATCCTCTAGACCATGGCGCCGACATCGTCATGCACTCCGTTACCAAGTACATTAACGGGCACTCC GACGTCTTGATGGGAGTGGCAGCATTCAACTCTGAAGATCTGAAAAATAGACTGACCTTCTTGCAAAACGCCATCGGTGCTGTTCCTTCTCCATTCGACTGCTGGCTTGCCCACCGTGGTTTGAAGACCCTTCACTTGCGAGCACGGGAGGCAACTAAGAACGCAACTGCCGTTGCTCAAACCCTCGAGGCATCTCCACATGTCATCTCCGTCAACTATCCCGGTCTCAAATCCCATCCTCACCACGCCATCGCTTTGAAGCAGCACCGCGACGGCATGGGCGGTGGCATGCTCAGTTTCCGCGTCAAAGGTGGACAGGAAGCCGCCGAGAGATTCTGCCAGGCCACTCAAATCTTTGTCCTTGCAGAAAGTCTGGGTGGCGTGGAGAGTTTGGTGGAAGTGCCCGGAAGCATGACCCATGCCGGTATCCCCAAGGAACAGCGTGAAGTCGCCGGTGTTTATGACGACCTGGTCCGCATTAGCTGCGGTGTCGAAGACTCTGAAGACCTCAAAGCCGACGTACTCCAGGCGCTCGAGAAAGCCGTGGTTGCGCCCAAGCTAAATAAACTTAACGGCGTTGCCAACGGACGAGCATCCTAA
- the RPC25 gene encoding DNA-directed RNA polymerase III subunit rpc25 (BUSCO:429332at4751~EggNog:ENOG410PNFC~COG:K~BUSCO:13421at33183), with protein sequence MFILTTISDLVQISPEDFSKLSAVAIEDNINEKYANKVIQNVGLCMGFYDFLESSDGLIGHGTGLVNVNVKFRLIVFRPFKGEVILGKITSGTEQGIKIGLEFFNDILIPPSLLLDGAKFDYTDQVWVWDNGEGATFYFDIGETVRFRVEAEEWHDQIPNAPDMPDGSSAVERKPPYSIIGSMQIAGLGLVAWWS encoded by the exons ATGTTCATTCTT ACGACTATATCCGATCTCGTCCAAATATCTCCTGAAGATTTTTCAAAGCTCAGTGCCGTCGCCATTGAGGATAACATAAACGAGAAATATGCCAACAAG GTGATTCAAAATGTTGGGCTGTGTATGGGATTCTATGACTTCCTAGAATCCTCTGACGGTCTGATCGGACACGGCACAGGGCTTGTTAATGTCAATG TTAAATTTCGATTAATAGTCTTCAGGCCCTTCAAGGGTGAAGTTATCCTTGGAAAGATCACAAGTGGCACGGAGCAAGGAATTAAAA TCGGCCTCGAGTTCTTCAATGATATTCTGATACCCCCTAGTCTCCTGCTTGATGGAGCCAAATT CGATTATACCGATCAAGTCTGGGTTTGGGACAACGGCGAAGGTGCcactttttattttgataTAGGTGAAACGGTTCGATTTCGAGTGGAAGCGGAAGAGTGGCATGACCAGATTCCCAACGCTCCAGATATGCCAGATGGCTCATCCGCAGTAGAGCGAAAACCGCCTTATTCGATCATT GGCTCCATGCAAATTGCGGGCCTTGGACTTGTTGCTTGGTGGTCGTGA
- a CDS encoding uncharacterized protein (EggNog:ENOG410PQ5K~COG:S) produces MAPGGFSFPPPPPPPPSPAAPAINSFQGAQPQSSRGRGGRGAGSHHRGRGRGTGHVGGRGGYIAGPPAANYGPPQSYPYHASNNPPSQYNMPGAQRPATYPARAYGQPHATAQFPPPQSPYGSPVSPQFPTHHQARHPPPPSSGYPPQMHSPLIQPPHAPGPGPPAVMSPPMRWGFDHAGTPGAYPPQQNYTPAPPHAQPRQPHERQGGYRQQRGFNASHASGPYPSNDKSQSRMNKRPHSAAFTSKQDETRPTAPLPVPSFGNPLPSKPPAAVDATRKPKKKRRKYNQLGLTPKAEEHESSEDEDDVDEETKLATQITENELKITYRGRTATLQSAAEITAWIEERKQRYPTIARVEERKKELQERKLAREAKKAEQEEQRRQREADARKRGERRKAKTEEQKLDPADAAEKAKLKAEKLRRKLIKEEKRVAKAEAAAAKARRAAEALASEADGGTAEMDDPSPGAVVVAHRGDSQGRDSMGPEGVPLTYGPASPSRETKDDIIEDQSGQAFETELSQQHRDEVGSSEITAETPGVNGDRHANLAERQAKADECAEDLSSDISSETSDTSDETTSSGSDSSSDEGDDGSAPEEMTTKRERPDRVPPPPRKSRNLCHQFVKTGKCRRGENCRYVHEVSDKHRLLGKESGSQRPGLFQALLGRQREEEDQRVMQAISWLGGAGVLDEPETGEAMRDGGDAAKAGTAGDC; encoded by the exons ATGGCTCCCGGTGGCTTTTCGTTtccacctcctcctcctccaccaccgTCGCCCGCGGCACCGGCCATCAATAGCTTCCAGGGTGCACAACCGCAGAGTTCTCGCGGTCGCGGGGGCCGTGGTGCAGGTTCTCATCACCGAGGCCGGGGGCGAGGCACTGGACACGTCGGTGGTCGAGGGGGCTATATAGCCGGGCCTCCAGCAGCAAATTACGGTCCCCCCCAAAGCTATCCCTATCATGCATCGAATAATCCTCCCTCCCAGTATAATATGCCTGGGGCCCAGCGCCCAGCGACATATCCCGCTCGGGCCTATGGTCAACCGCACGCTACGGCACAGTTCCCACCTCCGCAATCACCTTACGGCTCACCTGTTTCTCCGCAGTTCCCAACACACCATCAGGCTCGCCaccctcctcctccatcGAGTGGGTATCCGCCTCAGATGCATTCTCCTCTTATCCAGCCGCCTCATGCTCCTGGCCCCGGCCCGCCAGCGGTTATGAGTCCGCCGATGCGCTGGGGCTTCGATCACGCTGGTACCCCGGGAGCATACCCTCCACAGCAGAACTACACACCCGCGCCGCCTCATGCGCAACCGCGACAACCTCATGAACGACAGGGAGGATACAGACAGCAACGCGGATTTAATGCGTCACATGCGTCTGGCCCTTACCCATCTAATGATAAGTCACAGAGTCGAATGAACAAGCGTCCACACTCGGCGGCTTTTACCAGCAAACAAGACGAGACCCGACCTACTGCTCCCCTCCCCGTTCCCAGTTTCGGAAATCCGTTGCCCTCCAAACCACCAGCAGCAGTTGATGCTACACGCAAGCCAAAAAAGAAGCGAAGGAAATACAATCAGCTGGGCTTAACACCCAAGGCTGAGGAACACGAATCGAGCGAGGACGAGGATGACGTGGATGAGGAGACGAAACTCGCAACACAGATTACGGAGAATGAATTGAAGATTACCTATAGAGGGCGGACCGCGACGCTGCAATCTGCCGCTGAGATTACAGCCTGGATCGAAGAACGTAAGCAGCGGTACCCCACCATAGCAAGGGTAGAAGAGCGGAAGAAGGAGCTACAGGAGAGAAAGCTAGCCAGAGAGGCCAAGAAGGCCGAGCAAGAGGAGCAGAGAAGGCAGCGGGAGGCAGACGCTAGAAAGAGGGGAGAGAGGCGCAAAGCAAAGACCGAAGAACAAAAGCTGGATCCTGCGGATGCTGCGGAGAAAGCGAAGCTGAAAGCAGAGAAGCTCCGGAGGAAACTCATcaaagaggagaagagagTGGCCAAGGCGGAGGCCGCAGCTGCGAAAGCAAGACGAGCTGCCGAAGCTCTTGCATCAGAAGCTGATGGCGGCACGGCCGAGATGGACGATCCAAGCCCTGGGGCAGTTGTTGTCGCTCACCGGGGTGATAGCCAGGGGCGTGACTCGATGGGCCCTGAAGGCGTTCCGCTCACATATGGCCCAGCATCCCCTTCAAGGGAAACTAAGGATGATATCATTGAAGATCAGTCCGGACAGGCATTTGAAACAGAGCTATCACAACAGCACCGAGATGAAGTGGGCTCTTCTGAAATCACTGCAGAGACCCCTGGTGTAAATGGCGATCGGCATGCTAACCTGGCTGAACGCCAAGCCAAGGCAGATGAATGCGCGGAAGATCTGtcatcagatatatcatcaGAAACATCAGACACTAGCGACGAGACCACGTCCAGTGGCTCCGATAGTTCGTCGGATGAAGGTGACGATGGCTCCGCCCCTGAAGAGATGACGACGAAGCGAGAGCGACCGGATCGCGTGCCACCACCGCCACGTAAAAGCAGAAACCTGTGCCATCAGTTTGTCAAGACGGGAAAGTGTCGTCGCGGAGAGAATTGCAGATATGTGCATGAGGTTTCTGATAAGCACCGCCTCTTGGGCAAGGAGTCAGGAAGTCAAAGGCCCGGTCTGTTCCAGGCG CTGTTGGGACGACAGCGGGAAGAGGAAGATCAGCGGGTGATGCAAGCCATCTCGTGGCTTGGAGGGGCAGGGGTTCTGGATGAGCCAGAGACGGGTGAGGCAATGCGGGATGGAGGTGATGCGGCCAAAGCAGGAACCGCGGGAGATTGTTAA
- a CDS encoding uncharacterized protein (SECRETED:SignalP(1-18)~EggNog:ENOG410PYVQ~COG:S~TransMembrane:1 (n5-15c19/20o201-221i)), translating into MRSPIVIALGVLAAVAAAARENPFNNPSGGYRFAANMPTTLSWEPTTDGTVTLKLQKAGNITPSSGITIAANIPNSGSYVFVPSASLGPGSDYTIEIIDDNDPDNINFTPQFSITGTTGTATELTGSPTVTGSASVTPSSSPASSEADSSSMITSTVSSASTTTTVSSDAPITTSEAATSSSQPTATPSTTDIEAIPDPNGAAALSFPAVLLSGVLGLMAFL; encoded by the exons ATGCGTTCCCCCATTGTCATCGCCCTTGGCGTCCTCGCCGCTGTCGCTGCTGCTGCCCGCGAGAATCCCTTCAATAACCCCAGCGGTGGCTACAGGTTCGCCGCGAACATGCCGACTACATTGAGCTGGGAGCCCACCACCGATGGCACGGTCACCCTGAAGCTTCAGAAGGCTGGTAATATCACCCCTTCCTCTGGAATTACCATTGCCG CCAACATTCCAAACTCTGGCTCCTATGTCTTTGTTCCCTCTGCGAGCTTGGGCCCCGGTTCCGACTACACCATCGAAATCATCGATGACAACGACCCAGACAATATCAACTTCACTCCTCAATTTTCGATCACCGGTACTACCGGTACCGCGACCGAGTTGACCGGCTCCCCTACCGTCACCGGCTCTGCCAGCGTgaccccctcctcctcccctgCCAGCTCCGAAGCTGACAGCAGCTCCATGATCACCAGCACCGTTTCCTCTGCTAGCACGACTACAACCGTGTCGAGCGATGCTCCTATCACCACCTCCGAGGCTGCCACTTCCAGCTCGCAGCCTACTGCCACGCCTTCCACAACGGACATTGAGGCTATCCCTGATCCCAACGGCGCCGCTGCTTTGAGCTTCCCCGCAGTCTTGTTGTCTGGTGTCCTTGGCTTGATGGCTTTCTTGTAA